A genomic stretch from Rhodobacterales bacterium HKCCA1288 includes:
- a CDS encoding COQ9 family protein, which translates to MESQATTELKARIVTAALDHVPFDGWSDAALCAALSDCDVDTETGRALFPRGAVDLALAFHRQGDADLLRALRNADLSEMRYRDRVAYGVRLRLEAVADHKEAVRRGTTLFALPIHAADGAKAVWETADSIWEGLGDRANDFNWYSKRATLAGVYSATVLYWLGDQSPDHAATWAFLDRRIDDVMQIEKLKKSVNENPALKPLMAGPNWLLGKIRPPARVARIDLPGYIRPKDQQ; encoded by the coding sequence ATGGAAAGCCAAGCCACGACCGAGCTGAAAGCGCGCATTGTCACCGCAGCATTGGATCATGTGCCGTTTGATGGGTGGTCTGATGCGGCCCTTTGCGCTGCGTTGAGCGATTGCGATGTAGACACAGAAACGGGTCGCGCGCTTTTCCCTCGGGGAGCGGTTGATTTGGCATTGGCCTTTCATCGGCAGGGGGATGCAGATTTGTTGCGCGCCTTGCGCAATGCTGACTTGTCTGAAATGCGCTATCGTGATCGCGTGGCTTATGGGGTGCGCCTGCGCCTTGAGGCGGTCGCCGACCACAAAGAGGCCGTGCGCCGCGGCACCACCTTGTTTGCCCTGCCCATCCATGCCGCAGATGGCGCCAAAGCCGTCTGGGAAACCGCTGACAGCATTTGGGAGGGGCTTGGGGATCGCGCCAATGATTTCAATTGGTATTCCAAGCGTGCGACATTGGCGGGGGTGTATTCGGCTACTGTGCTTTACTGGTTGGGGGATCAATCGCCAGATCACGCTGCGACATGGGCGTTTTTGGATCGCCGCATCGATGATGTGATGCAAATCGAAAAGCTAAAGAAATCTGTCAATGAGAACCCTGCGCTTAAGCCTCTTATGGCGGGGCCAAATTGGCTACTTGGAAAGATTCGCCCGCCCGCGCGGGTCGCACGAATTGACCTTCCAGGATATATTCGTCCAAAAGACCAACAGTGA
- a CDS encoding MBL fold metallo-hydrolase, with amino-acid sequence MIHYPHETPPAKGTAREIADGILWIRLSMPLGLDHVNVYALREPNGWTVIDTGLDTKLNRREWAAIIKDDLRGDPILRVVVTHHRPDHVGLAGWFMAQGAELLMTRTAWLTARMLTLDEEPTPSPEAVSFWRAAGMDEALLSKRLDNRPFNFCDTVYPLPLGFTRLEEGAMHRLGGRDWVVHLGQGHAPDHATLWCQDVPLVLAGDQLLPSISPNLGVYPTEPMADPVAEWLESCARFETMAREDHLVLPGHKLPYHGLPARLAQLSDNHHGALARLREHLRAEPRTAVDCFAPLFKRQIDEATYGLAMVEAVAHLNHLYHLGEVAREMDARGAWVWQLRS; translated from the coding sequence ATGATCCACTATCCACACGAGACCCCACCTGCAAAAGGCACTGCGCGGGAAATAGCGGATGGCATCCTGTGGATACGGTTATCCATGCCCTTGGGCTTGGATCATGTGAATGTCTATGCCTTGCGCGAACCAAATGGCTGGACTGTGATCGACACAGGGCTTGATACAAAACTCAATCGCCGTGAATGGGCCGCGATTATAAAAGATGATCTGCGCGGTGATCCTATCTTGCGGGTGGTTGTCACCCATCACCGCCCCGATCATGTCGGGCTTGCGGGTTGGTTTATGGCGCAAGGCGCGGAGTTATTGATGACCCGCACCGCATGGCTGACGGCAAGGATGCTGACCTTAGACGAGGAGCCAACACCGAGCCCAGAAGCGGTGTCTTTTTGGCGTGCGGCGGGCATGGATGAGGCGCTTTTGAGCAAGCGCCTTGATAACCGCCCCTTTAATTTCTGTGACACAGTTTATCCTTTACCCTTGGGCTTTACGCGGTTGGAGGAAGGGGCGATGCATCGTCTTGGCGGGCGTGATTGGGTCGTGCATTTGGGCCAAGGTCACGCGCCAGATCATGCCACCCTATGGTGCCAAGATGTGCCGCTTGTTTTGGCGGGGGATCAGCTTTTGCCATCGATATCGCCCAATCTTGGGGTGTATCCGACAGAACCGATGGCAGATCCCGTGGCCGAATGGCTAGAAAGCTGCGCAAGGTTTGAAACCATGGCGCGCGAAGATCATCTTGTTTTGCCAGGTCACAAGCTGCCCTATCACGGGTTGCCTGCACGATTGGCGCAATTATCGGACAATCATCACGGTGCGCTTGCCCGATTGCGTGAACATTTGCGCGCGGAACCCCGCACAGCGGTTGATTGCTTTGCGCCCTTGTTCAAACGCCAGATTGATGAGGCGACTTATGGGCTGGCGATGGTCGAGGCCGTGGCCCATCTCAACCATCTCTATCATCTGGGCGAGGTTGCCCGTGAAATGGACGCGCGCGGTGCATGGGTGTGGCAGTTGCGCAGTTGA
- a CDS encoding aa3-type cytochrome c oxidase subunit IV → MAKNEHKHGSMDISEQEKTFDGFMTWSMRVAAVSIAVVIFLALFAR, encoded by the coding sequence ATGGCAAAGAACGAACATAAGCACGGCTCGATGGATATCAGCGAGCAGGAGAAAACCTTTGATGGTTTCATGACGTGGAGCATGCGCGTTGCTGCTGTTTCGATCGCTGTTGTGATCTTCTTGGCCCTTTTCGCCCGCTAA
- the clpS gene encoding ATP-dependent Clp protease adapter ClpS yields the protein MAKPPVEENDTTVISKTKPKTQRPPMYKVLLLNDDYTPMEFVVHVLERFFGISHAQAVEIMLTVHKKGVAVVGVFSYEIAETKVAQVMEFARRNQHPLQCTMEKED from the coding sequence ATGGCGAAACCTCCTGTTGAGGAAAACGACACCACCGTTATATCCAAAACAAAACCAAAAACGCAGCGGCCCCCGATGTATAAGGTACTGCTGTTGAATGATGACTATACCCCGATGGAGTTTGTCGTTCACGTTCTTGAGCGCTTCTTCGGCATCTCTCACGCGCAGGCGGTCGAGATTATGCTGACTGTGCACAAAAAAGGGGTGGCCGTTGTGGGTGTCTTCTCTTATGAGATTGCCGAAACGAAAGTGGCGCAGGTGATGGAATTCGCGCGCCGCAATCAGCATCCGTTGCAATGCACCATGGAGAAAGAGGACTGA
- a CDS encoding class I SAM-dependent methyltransferase: MTPDRWISALEQNALSLPPLSAVLIYGATGDMQLDVFGQARLLAVQGFYPDYARVVARGIEVHPDLPADAVDAFDLALVAAHKSKKLTLSRIAQSLMSLRKGGILMVDGAKTIGIESILKALKSTFDGVEVFSKSHGKLIWFARPDVLPQTCAEWVGSATETEDGHIVPIGSFSADGPDQGSEILIALAPKLKGRVADLGAGWGYIAAHILDEQDSIETLDLIEADHAALEAARHNVDDPRARFFWADATAYKPDALYDAILCNPPFHTSRAADPALGQAFISAASRLLKPSGQFLMVANRHLPYESALKANFSTGRMLAEMQGYKLYQAGKPKAARSAR, translated from the coding sequence ATGACCCCAGACAGATGGATTTCCGCGCTTGAGCAAAACGCGCTCAGCTTGCCGCCTCTTTCGGCGGTTTTGATTTATGGTGCCACTGGCGATATGCAACTTGATGTGTTCGGACAGGCTCGTTTGTTGGCTGTGCAAGGGTTTTACCCCGATTATGCCCGCGTTGTGGCCCGTGGAATTGAAGTGCATCCTGATCTGCCAGCCGATGCGGTGGACGCGTTTGATCTGGCCTTGGTTGCGGCCCATAAATCAAAAAAATTGACCCTGTCGCGGATCGCACAATCACTGATGTCATTGCGCAAGGGTGGCATTTTGATGGTGGACGGGGCGAAAACCATCGGGATTGAATCGATCCTCAAGGCCCTAAAATCAACCTTTGACGGCGTAGAAGTTTTTTCAAAATCGCATGGCAAATTGATTTGGTTCGCGCGCCCAGATGTCCTGCCCCAAACCTGCGCGGAATGGGTTGGCAGCGCCACGGAAACCGAAGATGGCCATATCGTGCCAATTGGCAGCTTCTCTGCGGACGGGCCAGATCAAGGATCGGAAATACTGATTGCACTAGCCCCTAAACTTAAGGGACGCGTTGCTGATCTTGGGGCGGGTTGGGGATATATCGCCGCCCATATTCTGGATGAACAGGATAGTATTGAAACCCTCGATTTGATTGAGGCCGATCACGCGGCGCTTGAGGCCGCCCGTCATAATGTCGATGATCCGCGCGCGCGCTTTTTCTGGGCAGATGCGACTGCATATAAGCCTGATGCACTTTATGATGCGATTTTGTGCAATCCGCCTTTTCATACATCACGCGCGGCTGATCCTGCCTTGGGGCAAGCGTTTATTTCGGCGGCAAGTCGCCTGCTTAAGCCTTCGGGACAATTTTTGATGGTCGCAAATCGTCACCTGCCTTATGAATCGGCGCTGAAGGCGAATTTTTCAACGGGCCGCATGTTGGCCGAGATGCAGGGCTACAAGCTCTATCAAGCTGGGAAACCGAAAGCTGCGCGATCCGCGCGATGA
- a CDS encoding HAD hydrolase-like protein — MTKKLQIIGLDADDTLWQNEEFYRVTQARFAELLADYCAEDDLHNRLLAAERRNIGHYGFGIKGFMLSMIETAIEVTEGKVSGAVIAEILAAGQDMLQHPITLLPHADRVVRDLSQSHKLVLITKGDLLDQERKLAQSGLGEYFHGVEIVSDKKPEIYTRAFARHGASADVALMAGNSMKSDVIPALEAGAFGVYVPSTYIWALEEAEAPQTHARYHSLPDLGGLPALVKTLEQA; from the coding sequence ATGACAAAAAAGCTGCAAATAATCGGTTTGGACGCGGATGATACGCTTTGGCAGAACGAAGAATTTTACCGCGTAACCCAAGCGCGCTTTGCAGAACTTTTGGCGGATTACTGCGCCGAAGACGATTTGCACAACCGCCTCTTGGCGGCAGAGCGGCGCAATATAGGCCATTACGGATTTGGCATTAAAGGGTTCATGCTCTCCATGATTGAAACCGCGATTGAAGTCACCGAAGGAAAAGTCAGCGGTGCAGTTATCGCGGAAATTTTGGCTGCGGGTCAGGACATGCTCCAACATCCCATCACCCTGCTGCCCCATGCCGACAGGGTGGTGCGCGATCTGTCGCAAAGCCACAAATTGGTGCTGATCACTAAGGGCGATCTTCTCGACCAAGAACGCAAATTGGCGCAATCAGGCTTGGGCGAATATTTTCATGGCGTTGAAATTGTCAGCGACAAGAAACCTGAAATTTACACCCGCGCTTTCGCGCGGCATGGCGCGAGTGCCGATGTGGCACTGATGGCGGGCAATTCCATGAAATCGGACGTCATACCCGCCCTTGAGGCAGGGGCGTTTGGGGTCTATGTGCCGTCAACCTATATCTGGGCGTTGGAGGAGGCAGAAGCGCCTCAAACCCACGCACGCTATCACAGCCTACCCGATTTGGGTGGGCTGCCTGCGCTGGTCAAAACCTTGGAACAGGCCTAA
- a CDS encoding YqgE/AlgH family protein, with protein MNEIENIDSAIETLTGKLLVAMPGMGDPRFAHAVVFLCAHDDEQAMGLIINKPLAELTLSEMFEQLGIANGSGSLPDLPICFGGPVEQGRGFVLHETSYAQGDAGHAGRLEVDDTFAMTATLDILDDIAQGEGPDQAIVALGYAGWGRGQLESEIAQNAWLICEAAPDLVFNVDMPRKWEAALAKLGIDPILLSAQAGRA; from the coding sequence ATGAATGAAATTGAAAATATCGACAGTGCGATCGAGACTTTAACGGGTAAACTTTTGGTCGCTATGCCTGGAATGGGGGATCCGCGTTTTGCTCATGCGGTGGTGTTCCTCTGCGCGCATGATGACGAACAGGCTATGGGGTTGATCATTAACAAACCTTTAGCCGAATTGACCTTGTCTGAGATGTTCGAGCAATTGGGCATTGCCAATGGCTCGGGATCTTTGCCTGATTTACCAATCTGCTTTGGTGGCCCCGTTGAACAGGGGCGTGGATTTGTTCTGCATGAAACCTCTTATGCGCAAGGTGACGCAGGTCATGCGGGACGCCTAGAGGTGGATGACACATTTGCCATGACCGCGACCCTCGATATCCTAGACGATATTGCGCAAGGCGAAGGCCCAGATCAGGCGATTGTCGCCTTGGGCTATGCGGGCTGGGGTCGGGGCCAGTTGGAAAGTGAGATTGCGCAGAATGCGTGGCTGATTTGCGAGGCCGCGCCTGATCTGGTTTTCAATGTTGATATGCCGCGCAAATGGGAAGCTGCCCTTGCAAAATTGGGCATTGATCCGATTTTGTTGTCCGCGCAGGCAGGGCGCGCTTAA
- a CDS encoding NAD(P)H-quinone oxidoreductase translates to MPKTMRAVEISEAGGPDVLTLCSRPCPRPEAEQILIKIAYAGVNRPDALQRAGLYDPPKGASDLPGLEASGTVVAVGEAVSEWKIGDQVCALLPGGGYADYALTHQSHALPVPSGMDLRAAAALCETFFTVWSNLFQRAALRAGERLLVHGGASGIGTTAIQLARSFGVRGFVTAGQDEKCRACEALGAERAINYRTEDFVEIMRAEGGADVILDMVGGPYLPRNIRALADDGRLVQIAFLQGAKVELNFTQMMTRRLTLTGSTLRPQSDAAKAAIASELRAHVLPLLETGQIAPVMDSSFDLTEAAAAHTHMEASAHIGKIVLEVAP, encoded by the coding sequence CTGCCTAAAACCATGCGCGCGGTTGAAATCAGCGAGGCGGGCGGGCCAGACGTATTGACGCTGTGCAGCCGCCCTTGCCCCCGTCCTGAGGCTGAACAGATTTTGATCAAAATTGCCTATGCAGGGGTAAACCGACCCGATGCGCTGCAACGGGCGGGGCTCTATGATCCGCCAAAAGGGGCCTCTGACCTTCCCGGTCTTGAGGCCTCTGGCACAGTTGTGGCGGTGGGCGAGGCTGTGTCCGAGTGGAAAATCGGGGATCAGGTCTGTGCACTTTTGCCAGGCGGGGGGTATGCAGATTATGCGCTGACCCATCAATCCCACGCTTTACCCGTGCCAAGCGGCATGGATCTGCGCGCTGCTGCTGCGCTTTGTGAGACGTTTTTCACCGTGTGGTCAAATCTGTTTCAACGCGCCGCTTTGCGCGCGGGTGAGCGGCTCTTGGTGCATGGCGGCGCATCTGGGATTGGCACAACGGCCATTCAATTGGCGCGTTCTTTTGGGGTGCGGGGTTTTGTGACCGCAGGCCAAGATGAAAAATGCAGAGCCTGCGAAGCCTTGGGGGCGGAGCGGGCGATCAATTACCGCACGGAAGATTTCGTTGAGATCATGCGGGCCGAAGGGGGCGCTGATGTCATTCTCGATATGGTGGGCGGGCCATATCTGCCGCGCAATATTCGGGCTTTGGCGGATGACGGGCGGCTTGTGCAAATCGCCTTTTTGCAGGGCGCGAAGGTTGAGCTGAACTTTACACAGATGATGACGCGGCGCTTGACGCTGACAGGGTCGACCTTACGGCCCCAATCAGATGCCGCCAAAGCCGCAATTGCGTCTGAGTTGCGCGCTCATGTTTTGCCCTTGCTCGAAACTGGCCAAATTGCGCCCGTGATGGATAGCAGCTTTGATCTGACCGAGGCCGCCGCTGCCCATACCCATATGGAGGCGTCCGCCCATATCGGAAAAATCGTTCTCGAAGTTGCGCCTTAG
- a CDS encoding 30S ribosomal protein S21 translates to MQVSVRDNNVDQALRALKKKLQREGVFREMKLKQHFEKPSVKKAREKAEAIRRARKLARKKAQREGLL, encoded by the coding sequence ATGCAGGTGAGTGTTCGCGACAACAATGTTGATCAAGCATTGCGCGCTCTGAAGAAGAAACTTCAGCGCGAGGGCGTTTTCCGTGAAATGAAGCTTAAGCAACATTTCGAAAAGCCTTCCGTCAAGAAAGCACGCGAGAAAGCGGAAGCAATCCGCCGCGCGCGCAAACTGGCGCGGAAAAAAGCGCAGCGTGAGGGTCTGCTCTAA
- a CDS encoding threonylcarbamoyl-AMP synthase: MSQVPPTPDRPSRLSPDEQGIARACGLLEQGELVALPTETVYGLGADARNDQACAKIFEAKGRPTFNPLIVHLADLAQVAQIAEVTDTARVLADRFWPGPLTLVLRLRPDHGLSPLVSAGLPTVAIRIPNHPVAQNILRRFGGPIAAPSANRSGRLSPTSAEHVARSLGNRIAAIVDGGPCPVGLESSIVDASQKPAKLLREGGIAREDISALTGALVSDLTPGRVAAPGQMSSHYAPNAPLRINQDLSDPTRLRIAFGPIGDADFTLSEKGDLREAAAALFSILHHADAELALHGKTGIDVAPVPQKGLGLAINDRLMRAAAPRD, from the coding sequence ATGTCACAAGTGCCACCCACCCCAGACCGCCCCTCCCGTTTGTCCCCTGATGAGCAGGGGATCGCGCGGGCCTGTGGCTTGTTAGAACAGGGGGAATTGGTCGCGCTGCCCACGGAAACTGTCTACGGGCTTGGCGCAGACGCACGCAATGACCAAGCCTGTGCCAAAATCTTTGAGGCAAAAGGGCGACCTACATTCAACCCGCTGATCGTGCATTTGGCTGACCTCGCACAGGTCGCGCAAATTGCAGAGGTGACCGATACCGCACGGGTCTTGGCAGATCGCTTTTGGCCCGGCCCTTTGACCTTGGTCTTGCGCCTGCGCCCTGATCACGGGCTATCCCCCTTGGTCAGTGCAGGTCTGCCGACTGTGGCAATTCGCATCCCAAACCACCCTGTGGCCCAAAATATCTTGCGCCGCTTTGGTGGTCCAATTGCGGCACCATCTGCCAATAGATCAGGGCGCTTGTCCCCCACATCGGCCGAACATGTGGCGCGGTCGTTGGGCAATCGCATCGCGGCTATCGTAGATGGTGGGCCTTGCCCCGTAGGCCTTGAGTCAAGCATCGTGGACGCAAGTCAGAAGCCCGCGAAACTCCTGCGCGAGGGCGGCATTGCGCGCGAAGACATTAGCGCGCTCACGGGGGCGCTTGTGTCTGACCTCACGCCTGGACGCGTAGCTGCACCCGGTCAGATGAGCAGCCATTACGCCCCCAATGCACCGCTGCGCATCAATCAGGATCTCAGCGACCCAACACGGCTACGCATTGCCTTTGGCCCGATTGGGGATGCAGATTTCACCCTCTCGGAAAAGGGCGATTTGCGCGAAGCGGCTGCGGCACTGTTTTCGATCCTGCATCACGCCGATGCGGAACTGGCATTGCACGGCAAAACTGGGATTGATGTCGCGCCTGTCCCACAAAAGGGATTGGGCCTTGCAATCAATGATCGGCTGATGCGGGCTGCCGCCCCGCGAGATTAA